The following DNA comes from Anticarsia gemmatalis isolate Benzon Research Colony breed Stoneville strain chromosome 10, ilAntGemm2 primary, whole genome shotgun sequence.
CATCCATCATCTCGGCAACTACAAGTCTCCTGGGAAATGTTTGCTTATTTTCGATGGAGCTGCTTCGCATTTAGATGCAAGAATTGTAGATGCTGCAGACGAAAACAATATCGTACTATATTGTTTACCATCCAACACTACTCATGAGTTGCAACCGTTGGATAAGTCTGTGAATAAATCCTACGAACACCACTGGGATGAGGAAGTATTATCGTACGCCTATCGTCATCCAGAACGCAAACTCACGAAGgcaagatttaataaaattttctccAGGGTATGGCCTAAGTGCATAACCCCAGAAAATATAAAGAACGGGTTTAGAGCAACTGGACTCCATCCTTATAATCCGAATGCAATTCCCATAGAGGCATTTGCACCTTCTATCCTCTCAGAACGGCCTGCTTTGCATGAACCTGCTTCTGATTCTCTTGCTTTCGTTGACTTACAACACAACAGCTCTGAATGTTCATCTCCACCTCCATTTAATCTACAGTCAAAAAATCAAACGTCAACTAATGCAGTTAAGAAATTGGTTGACTACAGTTCTTCCTGTGAATCTGATGCTGAAGATAATATAGAACAATCAGACATTAATATTTGCGATTGGGAACTACAATATCATTCTCCGATTCCAAGCACTTCTGGACACTATTTACAGCGAAGACCAGTGATTCATTCATGTTCATCAGATTCACACGATGAAACTATTATTGATGTAAACAGATTGCAAAAACCCATTCAAAAGTCTGCTTATTACCATAAGATTTATACGTCATCAGAATCAGAATCAGAAGAAAGGGGAGTGGGGCCACCTCAAACAGAGCCAGATCGAATAGAGACACGGGACATCCAAAAAGACGACCGTCATTCCGATGATTCTGACAATATGTCATTATCAAATTCAAAACGAAGCATTAATCAGAAAAGACAAAAGAGGTCTCCGTTTCACGAATTCATTCCGACACCTAACTTTGTAACAGTTAAAAGTAAACCAAGGCGAAAAGCGATTAATTATATTGGTCAAAAAGTAACCAAAGATCTGTTTAATGCTGTTCaagaaaagaaattaaaaacaacaaaaccgaaGGCAAAATATACTAAAAGCCGAAGAAATAACCAGAGAAACAAAAATGATAATGGAGGTAAAGACGCAGATAAAAAGAGGGTTAAAGAAAAAAGAGCATTTGTAAACAAAAGAGGTACTAGGTCAAAAGAAAACCAGACAGAGGGATGGTATTGCCAAGCTTGTAAAGCTGAACGGGTCGCCGATATGCGGCAATGCATTATTTGTTCTTTatggtaccacgaagaatgtgttGGGCTAACTAAGAATGACGTAGAAGAGTTTTTATGCCCAGATTGTAACTAAAAGCATAATTAATAAGGTAGAAGTTtctatttaaatgatttttgtttttttctatactCCTAAGAAGGCCCACCGAAAATGtgacggtatttttttttacgaatagGTTAAGTAAATGTTGATCTCTCCAAAAGTGATTGTTAGAATAGCACCACAAAAGTgtttttagttgtttattttttgagatttttattttgtagaagtATTTAGTTTTGCTACGCCTTAGTAGGCCCACCGTCTAATTTATGACCAAAAAACTATTGTAACAGACTGTTTACCTAGGAATATCTTATGTTAGGTTAAGCGTTATGTTTTTAGATAatctttgtatttaaaatatttagaaataacgTAATTGTTATTGGGCCTTGCTAGGTACCCATGTTCCTAAAAAGGCCCACTTTAGaggtttttaaaaacaattgtttttataagaaattccaaataaatatgttgATTCGTATGTTGAatttattcacaaataaatgAGTAATATTGTGATTAAGTTGGTttctctattttattaaaaaaaatatatttataccaattttacaaaaaatgggCCTTACAAGGCGTACCTaccttataattattttccctTATACATTATGACAAAAGCAAACAGCGAAACACTTTTAACTATTGCATACAGctgtgttatatttatttacagtgaTGGAATCAGTCGGACCCAAATACCGGGTAGCAGCGGGAGCCTCAATGAACACGTTCTTCGCACTTGGAGAAATAACAATGGGCTTCCTCGCATGGTGCGTGCCTGACTGGAGGCAACTCACACTGACCATATACGCTCCACAGATAATAACGCTGACATACTACTTCATCATATCAGAATCTGTAAGGTGGTATGTGAGTAAAGGACGTTACAAGGAAACTGAAGAATTACTCAAGAAGATAGCCAAAGTCAATGGAAAAGAATTATCAGAGAAAACTATGGAACAACTGCGTGATGCGAAATTGTATAAAGATGAGAATGTAAAAAGTACTGAAACAGAAATAAAGGCTGCTGATGAGCCTTGTCTTATTTTGTTGGTGTTCCGTCACAAACGAGTGCTTCTCCGCTGTATCGTCTCTCCGATCTGGTGGATCACTACAACTTTTACTTTCTACGGTCTGTCTATAAATGCTGTGAACATGTCCGGTAATAGATACGTGAACTACATAGCTGTGGCGTTCATGGAGATCCCTGGCTACTGGCTGGCCGTGTTCCTGATGGGCAAGATCGGAAGGAAGCCGGTACTGGTTGCTGGATTTTGGATATGCGCTGCTTGTCAAATGGCTTATGTTTTCATGCCAAAAGGTACTATGCATGatagaattttgtatttttttttctgtcccactgctaggatCTAGACCTTGTGACCATATTCGTTGGCTAAGTGTAGGACGGTGCCTAGAAAAACACTTATAATAGCCGATTAAAAGACCTCAGACATATAAATTGTCATCgtgatgttttctttcaccattTTTGTTCACACACAAAGTAACTTCGAAATGTTTTTGATCTTTAGCTTGAAACgtctttcaatattttaaatatttttcaccaTCGATTATTTATCACTGTTCTATATTACGttattaacacaattttattttgcaggAATGTACACAGTATCGCTAGTAGTATACCTGGTGGCCAAGTTCTGTATCGCCATGGTGATAGTGACGGTGTACGTGTACACGGTGGAGTTGTACCCCACCAGGTACAGGCACAGGCTGTTCGCGTTCTCTTCCATGATGGGCAGGGTTGGGACTATACTGGCTCCTATTACACCTGCGTTTGTAAGTAGCTCTTTATTAATTTGCTATtggtgtttaattttattggcaCTATGTTCTTTTAAGCCAGAGATTAGATGATGAATTTACGTACCGTAATCGACGTAACGTGTTTATTAATCTAAATTAAGTCCACaacgacaaataaaaaattggtTCTGGTCGCCTGATCCCGTCCTTAACTGCAGAAGTCCTATAATAAATCGTTCAtcataatatagtaaaaaacCATGCGTATCAATAAGCACAAAAATATCCGCATTTTACGTGCCTTCGCTATTTTTGTGACGAACCATAACAAATAGCCTgatcaaaagttttttttatcgttaAGCCTACTTCAAACTTGactaaaatatcaacatttaatatttcaggGTGCGCAATGGTTTGAAGAGTTGCCCTTCGTATTATTCGGCAGTATGGCGCTTCTGTCAGGGCTACTGATCTTTCTTACTCCAGAGACACTTGGCACCAAGTTATCTGATACTCTCCAAGAAGCCAACGACCTTGGCCGCAAGAAGACCAAGAATCAAATGAACAGTGAagagataaataataatcaaaatgaGATTTGAATATTGAGACTATATTAATGTGTGGTTTCAAATTGTACATCATAGCAATAAAACGAGGATCTGtgatcaaaaaatattgttttcattgcGGCTTCTTGAAGGTAGTAgcataatattgtgtattatgTATTCTTTTAGTTCACATAGtatcatcataaaataaattacaacttTATGAAAAGCCTTGATATGTGCGTAAACTACtgacttaattatattaatatttctgtatattccataaaaaagtagttgtatccaacagtagcgcgattctgtacagtcggtactgtcgagtatcgaagttttgacattaagaatgtattgccaaaatatttcctacgacgcgacgcccgtcagaggcgctgatcattttcatacaaaatttctcgatgacaggtcggttgtcggtagtcgatagtagtagagaatcgagctacaggctACCGTCAGCTGTACAAGCTTGCGGGAAACTACTCGTAATTTACCAAATATAGAATTGTGAAAATCTCTGCCAGTTGCTAACCTTGCATACAGCGCTCTGTTTGTTGTTGAACTTTTAATAGTCATCATTAAGTGCTTTTGATAAAATCTAGTTATCTATAGCTTTTTCGATTACTAAAAGCTGATACTATTAAACGCAGAAATATCTTGTATCTATTTAAATCAGCTAGATCTAATATACACTtgcatttgtaataaaatatacatgtaaAATTAGGCATATGGAATGATAATGTTATCAGAAGATTAATCTTCATACCATTAATGCCAATTTCTAATAGATAATTTTTAGCAAACGGAAGTACTATAGAGGCACAAATGTAGGTGctagtatattaaaaaactagctgacccgcgcaacttcgcttgagtcataagagagaatgggtcaaaattttcccagtttttgtaaaaaaaattctggtagtctgctcctattggtcggaGGGTGATGATAAGTAGGCTATAGCCTttttcgataaatgggctaactatcactgagagaatttttcaaatcggaccagcagtttctgagattagcgcgttcaaacaaacaaacaaacaaactcgtcagctttataatattagtatagatgaggcTCACGGATATTGGCAAGAAGGGTCTTACTATGAAGGAAGGTTAATTAGTACGAATAAAGATGTAGTTCTCTatcgtttttataatttaacctTAAAATTACGTGTTTCATCTCACCACAATACACTTTCCTGACCAATTGAGCAATCTTGTAACGCTTACTACTCTCACACTGAATTCATCTCTATCATTTGTGTGTCAAGACGTAGAACATAATCTTTCGTTAATCCACAACTAGCCGAACCTCTCATAACAACcaattcaataacaaataaattattaaacactaTCAATTAACTAAGTATCATTTTTCAGTCTTGTCAACGTTGCGGCCAATATTATTAGCCTCTTCGAAGGTGTCAGGCAGCTTAGTTCCTCGCGTCTCCGGCGTGAGGAAGATCAGCGCTCCGGCCAGCAGCGCCATGCTGCCGAACAGTACGAATGGCAGCTCCTCAAACCACTGCTCACCCTGGAATGCAACAATACGCTTTCCTTATATTtctctttttttaaaaagagagTCTCCAACCCACACTTGATTAATGTGGTGTACTGATGGCAAAACCCTGACCTGatacaatatttagatttgCTTAAATAAAGTTGCGCTGTTCATACCTACTCTAAAACAAACAGCTCATCGTAAATGCTTAGGAATTATTGATAATCCTATGTCGTAAGAATTATCATTACAATCCAATTGTTATTAATACCCAGTACGAAAGTCGATAGCTATTATATCAGTTTCTGTGTTAGATTACGATTCCTAttgccaaattttattaaatttttccaaagattataataatgtaagtacatatCTGCGACCCATTTTGACAAAATCATTCTGCAAACTAAAGTTAGGTTGACGAtgtaatttattgaaagtgTAAGTTCAAAACTCAAAAACGGCACATGTCACATTGTTGTACTTGCACATGTGCctttttgtaattgtattgtTAATCATTATACTACCAAGTGCGATACTTACAAAGGCAGGTGTAAGCGGCGCCAGCATGGAGCCCACTCGTCCTATCATGGAGGTGAACGCGAACAGACTCTGTCTCCTCACGGTGGGGTACAGCTCCGCCGTGTATATGTACACCGCCACTACTTCCATCGCTATACTGAACTTGGCTACCAGGTATACTGTCAGCGATATCTCGTGATAACCTGCAAAGTTATCAAAAGAGTTTTATAGGACAACTGAGTTAGTTCTTGACCAATACTAGTCTAGCCTGTCAGGCAGAAAGTCAACATCACGGCCACATACCAGACCCCTAAATGGcattagatattatattaaaattatattagaaatgtGTGTCGTAATTTTTTTGGAGACATACAAAACTGATCCAGTAGAGCAAGaaaagcaataattttaatcaaatcgTTACATGATTGGAATGGAATATGAACATGGTAAGTTTATAGCAAGATGTCTTATTGTATTTCAGCACAGCTCAATTTAAGCACAAGGCGCTTTTGAAACCCActgttcaaattataataaaatgtttaaattaaatcgtACCTTCAGGAATAAAGACATAAGCTATCTGACACGCAGCACACGACCAGAACGACAGAATAAGCACTGGTTTCCTTCCAATCTTCCTCAAAAGATACACGGCAACCCATTGGCCAGGGATCTCTGCTGACGCTACCAACATATAGTTGATATACATGTTGCCTGAAAGATTCACTGCATTCACTGTCAGACCGTACGAGATGAAGGTACTGGTGATCCACCAGATCGGTGCTACTATACACCGCAGTAATACTCGCTTATGTCTGAACACAGTCATCACCAGCCACTCCTGGCTCGCAGTCTCAGACTCCAAGGCTCTTCTCTTAGCCTCCTCTATCGCGTTCTGTCGTAACGCCTCCAAAGATTTATCAGACAACTGTCTGCCGTTTACTCTTGCTGCTTTTTTCAGCAAAGCTTCTGATTCCTCAAAGCGTCCTTTACTCATATACCAGCGAGCTGACTCAGATATCAACCAGAAGTATGAAATTGTGAAAAGCTGTGGAATGTACAGTGCTAGAGTAAGGTGCTTCCAGTATGGTAATGCCCATGCTATAAGAGCCATAAGAATTTGTCCAACTGAGAAGAAAGTCATCATGGAGGCGCCGGCTGCCACTCGGTATTTAGGACCCAT
Coding sequences within:
- the LOC142976043 gene encoding organic cation transporter protein-like, with the translated sequence MGADVKEIVRPKIDIDAILVNEAGQFGKFQVRMYLLVLVAVLFHTWASVEYVFTTTRMKTRCLIPECDNDQPEWSPDWIYNAIPPTAPTNNCYRFANTSTVLDSSDTCPSGLFDTTTLLPCEEYVYENTNTVVYDFGLACDEWRRSLIGVLRTAGTLVALPITGYISDRWGRRVALVFNCFNTAWLGFTRYWAQTYIGFVLSEFIEAVFGSGIFSCCYILMMESVGPKYRVAAGASMNTFFALGEITMGFLAWCVPDWRQLTLTIYAPQIITLTYYFIISESVRWYVSKGRYKETEELLKKIAKVNGKELSEKTMEQLRDAKLYKDENVKSTETEIKAADEPCLILLVFRHKRVLLRCIVSPIWWITTTFTFYGLSINAVNMSGNRYVNYIAVAFMEIPGYWLAVFLMGKIGRKPVLVAGFWICAACQMAYVFMPKGMYTVSLVVYLVAKFCIAMVIVTVYVYTVELYPTRYRHRLFAFSSMMGRVGTILAPITPAFGAQWFEELPFVLFGSMALLSGLLIFLTPETLGTKLSDTLQEANDLGRKKTKNQMNSEEINNNQNEI
- the LOC142975995 gene encoding organic cation transporter protein-like, which gives rise to MDVKTEEQRDVKRKIDLDTILVEEIGQFGKFQLRTYVLAVIVAIFVAWGSTEYVFTTARISTRCVIPECDGDQPEWSPYWLPNALPLASNQISLDNCQRFGNVSVLPRLVDSDTCPSSLFDRSRRLPCDEYVYENTNTVVYDFELACMEWARTLIGTIRTLGAVVALPVTGYISDRWGRRVALSITAFNSGWLGVLRYWAGTYIGFTVSEFIEAVVGSGCYTSAYILMMEFMGPKYRVAAGASMMTFFSVGQILMALIAWALPYWKHLTLALYIPQLFTISYFWLISESARWYMSKGRFEESEALLKKAARVNGRQLSDKSLEALRQNAIEEAKRRALESETASQEWLVMTVFRHKRVLLRCIVAPIWWITSTFISYGLTVNAVNLSGNMYINYMLVASAEIPGQWVAVYLLRKIGRKPVLILSFWSCAACQIAYVFIPEGYHEISLTVYLVAKFSIAMEVVAVYIYTAELYPTVRRQSLFAFTSMIGRVGSMLAPLTPAFGEQWFEELPFVLFGSMALLAGALIFLTPETRGTKLPDTFEEANNIGRNVDKTEK